In a genomic window of Candidatus Hadarchaeales archaeon:
- the thsB gene encoding thermosome subunit beta codes for MAQLGGTPVLVLPEKAIRYLGRDAQHMNIMAARVIAEAIRTTLGPRGMDKMLVDSLGDITITNDGVTILKEMDVEHPAAKMMVEIAKTQEDEAGDGTTTAVVLAGELLKKAEELLDQDIHATVIASGYRKAAAKAQEVLQKIARPISKDDVETLKKIVATSISSKGSEIKGDKLVNLIVEAARQIAREENGKIKADRDKIKLEKKIGGSSSDSQLVKGIVLDKEVVHPGMPKRVKNAKIALIASAFEVEKTETDAKINITDPEQLKSFLDEERKMLADMVEQVKRVGANVVLCQKGIDDVAQHYLAKAGILAVRRVKESDMQKLAEATGGRVVMSLKDLSPSDLGSAELVEERKVAGEEMVFVEGCKDPKAVTILVRGGTEHVVDELERAVHDGVSVACVALEDGRILPGGGACEMELAKELRDYSKELGGREALAVNAFAEALEIIPRTLAENAGLDPIDILVKLRAEHEKPDGKYKGIEVVSGQIMDMMEKGVVEPLRVKLQAIKSASEAAEMILRIDDVIAAVKTEEKEKEGKEKKGESSPPSPEF; via the coding sequence GTGGCCCAACTAGGTGGTACTCCCGTACTGGTCCTTCCAGAGAAGGCCATCAGGTACTTGGGGCGTGATGCCCAGCACATGAACATCATGGCAGCCAGGGTAATAGCTGAGGCCATTCGCACCACCCTAGGTCCGCGGGGGATGGACAAGATGTTGGTGGACAGTCTGGGGGACATCACGATCACCAACGATGGTGTTACCATCCTGAAGGAGATGGATGTGGAGCACCCCGCCGCCAAGATGATGGTGGAGATCGCGAAAACCCAGGAGGATGAGGCGGGGGATGGGACCACCACGGCCGTGGTGTTGGCGGGGGAACTACTGAAGAAGGCGGAGGAACTCCTGGATCAGGATATCCATGCCACGGTCATTGCCAGCGGTTATAGGAAGGCCGCGGCCAAGGCTCAGGAGGTCCTGCAGAAAATCGCCCGCCCGATTTCCAAGGATGATGTGGAGACGCTGAAGAAGATCGTGGCCACTTCCATAAGTAGCAAGGGATCCGAGATCAAAGGGGACAAGCTGGTGAACCTCATCGTGGAAGCGGCTAGGCAGATAGCCCGTGAGGAGAACGGAAAGATCAAGGCGGATAGGGACAAGATCAAGCTGGAGAAGAAGATAGGTGGTTCTTCCTCCGACTCCCAGCTGGTGAAGGGTATAGTGCTTGACAAGGAGGTGGTCCATCCGGGCATGCCCAAGAGGGTGAAGAATGCCAAGATAGCCCTCATCGCCAGCGCCTTCGAGGTGGAGAAGACGGAGACGGATGCGAAGATCAACATCACCGACCCCGAGCAGCTGAAGAGCTTCTTGGATGAGGAGAGGAAGATGCTCGCCGATATGGTGGAACAGGTGAAGAGGGTGGGCGCCAACGTGGTCCTCTGCCAGAAGGGTATAGACGATGTGGCCCAGCACTATCTGGCCAAGGCTGGTATCTTGGCCGTGAGGAGGGTTAAGGAATCCGACATGCAGAAGCTGGCGGAGGCCACCGGTGGAAGGGTGGTGATGAGCCTCAAGGACCTGAGTCCCTCCGATTTGGGTTCGGCGGAGTTGGTGGAGGAAAGGAAGGTGGCTGGGGAGGAAATGGTGTTCGTGGAGGGATGCAAGGACCCGAAGGCCGTGACCATTCTCGTGAGGGGAGGCACGGAGCACGTGGTGGATGAGCTGGAGAGAGCCGTACACGATGGTGTTTCTGTGGCCTGTGTGGCCCTCGAGGATGGGAGGATCCTGCCAGGAGGAGGGGCCTGTGAGATGGAGCTGGCGAAGGAACTCCGTGACTACTCCAAGGAGCTGGGCGGAAGGGAAGCCCTGGCCGTAAACGCCTTCGCCGAGGCCTTGGAAATCATCCCAAGGACGTTGGCGGAGAATGCCGGTCTCGATCCCATCGACATCTTGGTGAAACTCCGTGCAGAGCATGAGAAACCCGATGGGAAGTATAAGGGAATAGAGGTGGTGAGTGGGCAGATCATGGACATGATGGAAAAGGGAGTGGTGGAGCCGCTCAGGGTTAAGCTCCAGGCCATTAAGTCTGCAAGCGAAGCCGCGGAAATGATTTTGAGGATTGACGACGTTATCGCGGCCGTGAAGACGGAGGAGAAGGAGAAGGAAGGAAAGGAGAAGAAGGGAGAGAGCTCCCCCCCCTCCCCTGAATTCTGA
- a CDS encoding flavin reductase: MDLQALKKLSYGLYVLTSKDGEKLNGQIANTVFQVTSEPPQVVVSVNKKNLTHEFIKKSRIFAVSILSKETPLKFIGHFGFKSGREKDKFAEVRYKMGKTGAPLILDHALAHIEAEVVGEMDAGTHTLFVGKVVEAEVVREGEPMTYAHYQEVKGGTTPKTAPSYVEKPPEVKKMDKYRCSVCGYLYDPEKGDPEGGIPPGTPFEMLPEGWVCPVCGADKSLFRKVEV; encoded by the coding sequence GTGGACCTCCAAGCCCTCAAAAAGCTTAGCTACGGGTTATATGTACTGACTTCGAAAGACGGGGAAAAGCTCAACGGACAGATCGCTAACACCGTTTTCCAAGTTACCTCCGAGCCCCCACAGGTAGTGGTCTCCGTGAACAAGAAAAACCTCACCCACGAGTTCATCAAGAAAAGCAGGATTTTCGCCGTCTCCATCCTCTCCAAGGAAACCCCTCTGAAGTTCATAGGGCACTTCGGCTTCAAGTCCGGAAGGGAGAAAGACAAGTTCGCCGAGGTGAGGTACAAGATGGGGAAAACGGGGGCACCTCTCATACTAGACCACGCCCTTGCCCACATAGAGGCGGAGGTGGTGGGGGAGATGGATGCGGGCACCCACACCCTCTTCGTGGGGAAGGTGGTGGAGGCGGAAGTGGTGAGGGAGGGAGAACCCATGACCTACGCCCACTACCAAGAGGTGAAGGGTGGGACCACCCCCAAGACCGCGCCATCCTACGTGGAGAAACCGCCCGAGGTGAAGAAGATGGACAAGTACCGGTGCTCCGTCTGCGGGTACCTGTACGATCCGGAGAAGGGAGATCCCGAGGGTGGTATACCACCTGGCACACCTTTCGAGATGTTACCTGAAGGATGGGTCTGCCCCGTATGTGGGGCGGATAAGTCCCTCTTCAGGAAGGTGGAGGTTTGA
- a CDS encoding FprA family A-type flavoprotein translates to MIPREIAPGVYAVGAVDWERRLFDGLIPLPQGTSYNSYLVRGKGGTVLLDTVDPSKREVLLENLRELEVKELNYVVVHHAEQDHSGSLPAVLEEYPEAKVLAHPKGKELLQLLLHVPGERVREVGDGEILSLGDKTLQFFHAPWVHWPDTMFTYLKEERILFTCDFLGSHLATSALQADEVEVYPAAKRYYAEIMMPFRSQVRKNLERVRELEVRLIAPSHGPLHFNPEFILRAYEDWSSDALKNEVVLPYLSMHGSVKRMVKHLTEALVRRGITVKPFDLTVTDVGELAMALVDATTLLVGCPTVLGGPHPVVLYAAQLVAALRPKLRFFGVVGSYGWGGRTLEVLSEVLSRTGAEALPPVMIKGYPSEKDLKALEELAELVASRHRGLGLEVSR, encoded by the coding sequence TTGATTCCCAGGGAGATAGCCCCTGGCGTCTACGCCGTGGGGGCAGTGGACTGGGAAAGGAGGCTGTTCGACGGCCTCATTCCCCTGCCACAAGGAACGAGCTACAACTCCTACCTGGTGAGGGGAAAAGGTGGAACGGTACTCCTGGACACGGTGGACCCTTCCAAGCGGGAGGTGCTGCTGGAGAACCTCCGGGAGCTTGAGGTGAAGGAGTTGAACTATGTAGTGGTCCATCACGCCGAGCAGGACCACTCGGGTTCCCTACCGGCGGTGCTCGAGGAGTATCCCGAAGCCAAAGTGCTGGCCCACCCCAAGGGCAAGGAACTATTGCAGCTCCTCCTCCATGTCCCCGGTGAGAGGGTGAGGGAGGTGGGGGACGGGGAAATCCTATCGCTGGGAGACAAGACCTTGCAGTTCTTCCACGCCCCCTGGGTCCACTGGCCCGACACCATGTTCACTTACCTGAAGGAGGAGAGGATCCTCTTCACATGTGACTTCCTTGGCTCCCACCTAGCCACCTCCGCGCTCCAGGCCGATGAAGTAGAGGTTTACCCGGCGGCCAAGAGGTACTACGCCGAAATCATGATGCCCTTCAGGAGCCAGGTGAGGAAGAACCTGGAGAGGGTCAGAGAGCTGGAGGTGAGGCTCATCGCCCCCAGCCATGGGCCCCTACATTTCAACCCGGAGTTCATCCTCAGGGCCTACGAGGACTGGAGCTCCGACGCCTTGAAGAATGAGGTGGTCCTCCCTTACCTTTCCATGCACGGGAGCGTGAAGAGAATGGTGAAACACCTGACGGAAGCTCTGGTGAGGAGAGGAATCACCGTGAAGCCCTTCGACCTCACCGTCACGGATGTGGGTGAGCTGGCCATGGCGCTGGTGGACGCGACCACGCTCCTCGTGGGTTGCCCCACCGTTCTGGGTGGTCCCCATCCCGTGGTCCTTTACGCCGCCCAGCTGGTGGCCGCCCTACGCCCCAAGCTCAGGTTCTTCGGGGTGGTGGGCTCCTACGGGTGGGGAGGCAGGACGTTAGAGGTGCTCTCGGAGGTTCTCTCCAGAACGGGGGCGGAAGCCCTTCCACCCGTCATGATCAAGGGGTATCCCTCGGAAAAGGACCTGAAGGCCTTGGAGGAGCTGGCTGAGCTCGTCGCCAGCAGGCACCGCGGACTGGGGCTGGAGGTGAGCCGATGA
- a CDS encoding copper-translocating P-type ATPase produces the protein MTPLRGSHAHHGAGHAHHPGDFKRRLLVSVALTLPVLLLSEMIQEWAGFSLRIPLHEGVMLVLSGVIYFYGGWPFLKGLAEEVRGRRPGMMTLVGTALSVAFFYSSLTLLRGGEDFFWELATLVDLMLLGHWMEAKSLLGASRALEKLAKLMPVQAHLLVGEEIREVAVSELKKGDLVLVRPGEKVPSDGRVVDGLSSVNEALLTGESRPVPKRPGDRVIGGSLNLEGALKVEIEKTGEESYVGRVMEMVRRAQESKSRTQELADRAAALLFYVALGVALLSSLYWYLSGRPSFAFERAVTVMVVACPHALGLAIPLVVSLSTSLTARRGILVRERRAFENLRKVGVVVFDKTGTLTSGTLEVSDYLSLLPEGELLSLTAGVEKNSEHPIAKALVEFAERKGVKVPEAEDFQALPGRGARARVLEKEVWVGGATLLRERGVEPPEEKEEWRGKTVVHVVVEGKPAGSFALSDRVREESKEAVERLKEKGMKVMMITGDGEEAAREVARELGIEEYRAQASPEEKAAWIEELRKRGETVAMVGDGVNDAPALVAADVGIAIGAGTDVAVESADLVLVRNDPRDVAYLMEFSQRSYSKMVQNLWWAAGYNALTIPLASGMFQGWGLTLSPAVGALLMSLSTIVVALNTQTLRRYEQEGVEETFVDPVCGMEVEPSSAAGKVEYKGRMFYFCSKRCEETFRKDPEKYAKGG, from the coding sequence ATGACTCCCCTGAGGGGAAGCCACGCACACCACGGTGCGGGACACGCACACCATCCCGGTGACTTCAAGCGCAGGCTGCTGGTCTCCGTTGCCCTGACCCTACCCGTCCTCCTCCTCTCGGAGATGATCCAGGAATGGGCTGGCTTCAGCCTGAGGATACCCCTGCACGAGGGCGTCATGCTGGTGCTCTCCGGTGTCATCTACTTCTACGGGGGCTGGCCCTTCCTGAAGGGACTGGCGGAAGAGGTGAGGGGGAGAAGACCGGGGATGATGACGCTGGTGGGGACTGCCCTCTCCGTGGCCTTCTTCTATTCTTCCCTCACCCTCCTCAGAGGGGGGGAGGACTTTTTCTGGGAGCTCGCCACGCTGGTGGACCTCATGTTGCTGGGGCACTGGATGGAGGCAAAGAGCCTGCTGGGGGCCTCGAGGGCCCTGGAGAAGCTCGCCAAACTGATGCCCGTCCAGGCCCACCTCCTCGTAGGGGAGGAAATCAGGGAGGTAGCCGTCTCAGAGCTCAAGAAGGGAGACCTGGTACTGGTCAGACCTGGGGAAAAGGTGCCTTCGGATGGAAGGGTGGTGGATGGACTTTCTTCCGTGAACGAGGCCCTTCTCACCGGGGAGTCCAGGCCGGTGCCCAAGCGACCCGGAGACAGGGTAATAGGGGGATCCCTCAACCTGGAGGGCGCCCTGAAGGTGGAGATCGAGAAAACTGGGGAGGAGAGCTACGTGGGCAGGGTCATGGAGATGGTGAGGAGGGCACAGGAGAGCAAGAGCAGAACGCAGGAGCTGGCGGACAGGGCTGCGGCCCTCCTCTTCTACGTCGCCCTAGGAGTGGCCCTGCTCAGCTCCCTCTACTGGTACCTCTCGGGCAGACCCTCCTTCGCTTTCGAGAGAGCGGTGACCGTGATGGTGGTGGCCTGCCCGCACGCGCTCGGTCTGGCCATCCCCCTGGTGGTCTCCCTCTCCACCTCCCTTACCGCCAGGAGGGGAATCCTGGTGAGGGAGAGGAGGGCCTTCGAGAACCTAAGGAAGGTGGGGGTGGTGGTCTTCGACAAAACGGGGACCCTCACCTCTGGAACCCTGGAGGTCTCGGATTACCTTTCCCTCCTCCCGGAGGGAGAACTCCTCTCCCTAACCGCAGGAGTGGAGAAAAATTCCGAGCACCCGATAGCGAAGGCACTCGTGGAGTTCGCCGAGAGGAAAGGAGTGAAGGTGCCGGAGGCGGAGGACTTCCAGGCCCTGCCAGGAAGAGGGGCAAGGGCCAGAGTGCTGGAGAAGGAAGTGTGGGTGGGAGGAGCTACCCTCCTGAGGGAAAGGGGGGTGGAGCCCCCGGAGGAGAAGGAGGAATGGAGGGGCAAGACGGTGGTCCACGTGGTGGTGGAGGGAAAGCCTGCTGGATCCTTCGCCCTCTCCGACAGGGTGAGGGAGGAATCGAAGGAAGCAGTGGAAAGGCTGAAGGAAAAGGGAATGAAGGTCATGATGATCACGGGTGACGGGGAGGAGGCTGCAAGGGAGGTGGCCAGAGAACTGGGGATAGAGGAGTACCGGGCCCAGGCTTCGCCGGAGGAGAAGGCCGCGTGGATAGAGGAGCTGAGGAAAAGGGGAGAGACCGTCGCCATGGTAGGGGACGGGGTGAACGACGCCCCCGCGCTGGTGGCGGCGGATGTGGGCATAGCCATAGGGGCGGGAACGGACGTGGCCGTGGAGAGCGCGGACCTCGTGCTGGTGAGGAACGACCCGCGAGACGTAGCCTACCTGATGGAGTTCTCCCAAAGGAGCTACTCCAAGATGGTTCAGAACCTCTGGTGGGCGGCAGGGTACAACGCCCTCACCATCCCCCTCGCCTCCGGTATGTTCCAGGGATGGGGCCTCACCCTCAGCCCGGCCGTGGGTGCGCTTCTGATGTCCCTGAGCACCATCGTGGTGGCCTTAAACACCCAAACCCTCAGGAGATACGAGCAGGAGGGGGTGGAAGAGACGTTCGTGGACCCCGTCTGCGGAATGGAGGTGGAGCCCTCGAGCGCTGCCGGTAAAGTGGAGTACAAGGGCAGGATGTTCTATTTCTGCTCCAAGCGGTGCGAGGAAACCTTCAGGAAGGATCCGGAGAAATACGCGAAGGGCGGTTAG
- a CDS encoding CDP-2,3-bis-(O-geranylgeranyl)-sn-glycerol synthase — MTVLGTFLSSVWFILPAYAANMTPVVAGGGRPIDGGRKFVDGKPLLGPGKTVRGFCWGLLVGFCVGLVQALLHSPLETHLTLLFGSPLETVLGGLLLSLGAMVGDLAGSFFKRRAGVERGEPFPLLDQLDFVIGALLLSLPLVLSRLTWEILAVLFLLTPPLHLLTNYAGYRMGLKNRPY, encoded by the coding sequence ATGACGGTGCTCGGAACCTTCCTCTCCTCCGTCTGGTTCATCCTCCCAGCCTACGCCGCCAACATGACACCCGTGGTGGCGGGGGGAGGGAGGCCCATCGACGGGGGGAGGAAGTTCGTGGATGGGAAACCACTGCTGGGCCCGGGCAAGACCGTTCGGGGGTTCTGCTGGGGTCTTCTCGTGGGGTTCTGCGTGGGACTGGTACAGGCCCTCCTCCATTCCCCTCTCGAAACCCACCTCACCCTCCTCTTCGGAAGTCCCCTGGAAACGGTGTTGGGGGGTCTCCTGCTCTCCCTCGGCGCCATGGTGGGGGACCTGGCGGGAAGTTTCTTCAAGAGGAGGGCCGGGGTGGAGAGGGGAGAACCCTTTCCCCTGCTAGACCAGCTGGACTTCGTGATCGGGGCCCTCCTCCTCTCCCTTCCGCTGGTCCTGTCACGCCTCACGTGGGAAATCCTAGCCGTCCTCTTCCTCCTCACTCCCCCCCTCCACCTCCTCACCAATTACGCCGGGTACAGGATGGGTCTCAAGAACAGACCCTACTGA
- a CDS encoding phosphoribosyltransferase, whose amino-acid sequence MEGFLHLSWGEVQLLCERLSKKIVEAGYRPDLIVAVSRGGFPVGRILCDLLGVEELASVQVKYYRGPGETGKKPELLHPPNVKMEGRKVLVVDDVADTGHSLAFIRDLFSGKGEAGFRVATLHYKPWSIFKPDFYVEEVREWVVYPWEVRETILKLVQRLRGEGKGEGEIISILEGWGFERGEVEEVVKGI is encoded by the coding sequence GTGGAAGGGTTCCTCCATTTGAGTTGGGGGGAAGTCCAGCTCCTTTGTGAAAGACTTTCCAAGAAGATCGTTGAAGCGGGATACCGTCCAGACCTCATAGTGGCGGTGAGTAGAGGGGGCTTCCCGGTAGGCAGGATCCTTTGCGACCTGCTGGGAGTGGAGGAGCTGGCCTCAGTACAGGTGAAGTACTATAGGGGGCCCGGGGAAACGGGGAAGAAACCCGAACTCCTACATCCTCCCAACGTCAAGATGGAAGGGAGGAAGGTGCTGGTGGTGGACGACGTGGCGGACACAGGACATTCTTTGGCCTTCATCCGCGACCTCTTCTCGGGAAAGGGTGAGGCGGGGTTCAGGGTAGCCACCCTTCACTACAAGCCCTGGAGTATCTTCAAACCCGACTTCTACGTGGAAGAGGTGAGGGAATGGGTGGTCTATCCCTGGGAGGTGAGGGAAACCATTCTGAAGCTGGTCCAGAGGCTCAGGGGGGAAGGAAAGGGGGAAGGGGAGATAATCTCGATCCTGGAGGGATGGGGCTTCGAAAGGGGTGAAGTGGAGGAGGTAGTGAAGGGTATTTAA